One part of the Bacteroidales bacterium genome encodes these proteins:
- the hisH gene encoding imidazole glycerol phosphate synthase subunit HisH, with translation MLTIIDYKAGNVRSIQNMLKKIGYKSIISGKIEDIEQSEKLILPGVGSFDYGMEQLENSGLIPILNKKVLEDKNPILGICLGVQLFTKSSEEGQKKGLAWFDAETVAFDKNKLPKNYKIPHMGWNEIEYNKQSKLFRNMPDDARFYFVHSYHLKSNNEEDISAKTIYGYEFTVGLEKDNITGIQFHPEKSHKFGMQVLRNFIENY, from the coding sequence ATGCTCACAATAATAGACTATAAAGCCGGCAATGTCCGCTCAATACAAAATATGCTCAAAAAAATCGGGTATAAATCAATAATTTCCGGTAAAATTGAAGATATTGAGCAATCTGAAAAATTAATACTCCCGGGTGTAGGTTCTTTTGACTACGGAATGGAACAACTTGAAAATTCAGGACTTATTCCGATACTTAATAAAAAAGTCTTGGAAGACAAAAACCCTATTCTTGGTATTTGTCTCGGTGTGCAATTATTTACCAAAAGCAGTGAAGAGGGTCAAAAAAAAGGTCTTGCTTGGTTTGATGCTGAAACTGTTGCCTTTGATAAAAATAAACTTCCAAAAAACTACAAAATTCCGCATATGGGTTGGAATGAGATTGAATATAACAAGCAAAGCAAATTATTCCGAAATATGCCCGATGATGCAAGGTTTTATTTTGTTCATTCATATCATTTGAAATCAAATAACGAGGAAGATATATCTGCAAAGACAATTTATGGTTACGAATTTACTGTCGGCTTAGAAAAGGATAATATCACAGGAATCCAATTTCATCCCGAAAAAAGCCATAAATTTGGGATGCAAGTGTTGAGAAATTTTATTGAAAATTACTAA